A stretch of Oncorhynchus mykiss isolate Arlee chromosome 14, USDA_OmykA_1.1, whole genome shotgun sequence DNA encodes these proteins:
- the LOC110489140 gene encoding BTB/POZ domain-containing protein KCTD12-like, which yields MALPDNTPGIPVVEEVIFPEIVELNVGGQVYITRYSTLISVPDSLLWEMFSRKTTKGLARDTKGRFFLDRDGFLFRYILDYMRDQQLVLPDHFPERGRLQREAEFFNLPELIKILAPKLSKQNSLGDEGCQSDPEDSSPGIDTGRNLASLGTAACASLVPSGDGKRSGFITIGYRGSYTLGRDSQSDAKFRRVARIMVCGKTSLAKEVFGETLNESRDPDRPPERYTSRYYLKFTFLEQAFDKLADAGFHMVACNSTGTCAFAHEQTDDKIWTSYTEYVFYRE from the coding sequence ATGGCTCTGCCAGATAACACCCCAGGCATTCCCGTAGTGGAGGAAGTCATCTTCCCTGAGATAGTAGAGCTGAACGTGGGCGGGCAGGTGTACATCACCCGCTACTCAACACTCATCAGTGTACCAGACTCTCTCCTGTGGGAGATGTTTAGCAGGAAAACCACCAAAGGGCTGGCGAGGGACACCAAGGGTCGTTTCTTCCTGGACCGAGATGGTTTCCTGTTCCGGTATATTCTGGACTACATGAGAGATCAGCAGCTGGTGCTCCCTGACCACTTCCCAGAGCGGGGTCGCCTGCAGCGGGAGGCTGAGTTCTTCAACCTACCTGAGCTCATAAAGATCCTGGCCCCCAAACTCAGCAAGCAGAACTCGCTGGGTGACGAGGGGTGTCAGAGCGACCCGGAGGACTCCTCGCCGGGCATCGACACCGGGCGCAACCTGGCCTCGCTGGGCACTGCCGCCTGCGCCAGTCTGGTCCCCAGCGGAGACGGTAAACGCTCTGGATTCATCACCATCGGTTATCGCGGCTCCTATACTTTGGGGCGCGACAGTCAGTCCGACGCCAAGTTCAGACGTGTTGCTCGCATTATGGTCTGTGGCAAGACGTCGCTGGCTAAAGAGGTGTTTGGGGAGACGCTGAACGAGAGTCGTGACCCGGACCGACCCCCAGAGCGCTACACGTCACGCTACTACCTCAAATTCACCTTCCTGGAGCAGGCCTTTGACAAGCTGGCAGACGCTGGGTTTCACATGGTGGCCTGTAACTCCACGGGGACCTGCGCCTTCGCTCACGAGCAGACGGACGACAAGATCTGGACCAGCTACACTGAATACGTGTTCTACCGTGAGTGA